The Flavobacterium sp. 123 genome contains a region encoding:
- a CDS encoding cation-translocating P-type ATPase yields the protein MNWHLIPISEIAQLLNSTPSGIDHDTASQLLVQHGKNEIEDKKKKTILQMLFHQFFDFMILILIVAAIISGILGDLTDTIIIIAIIIINAIVGLIQEYRAEKAMEALKKMIANNARVLRQGKMMDIPVYNIVPGDVVALEVGNSIPADVRFFETHQLGVDESSLTGESNNVYKHSDILPETEYSIGDLTNMGFKGTFITTGRALAYVVATGMNTELGRIAKMIQSEEVTTPLQKRLTAFGKRLSVVILIICAIVFLIGWLRGESALTMLITAISLAVAAIPEALPAMITIALAFGAKRLVKSNALIRKLPAVETLGSITHICTDKTGTLTLNKMTVEEVYETSEKHHYLNYSDESALLQAMALSNDVSKDKNGNWLGSATEIALVKFASNKNLEKNYLEEKYPRIAELPFDSTRKVMTTLHQLDDGILVITKGAVDVLLNKLANQSQTKISEIEKKVNEMAEKGFRVLGYAIRILPYLPEELNTDEIESDLTLIGFAGMIDPPRDEAKQAVSECKKAGIIPIMITGDHKLTAKAIAEILGIITTKEDLVLTGTELAKLSPKEFTQIIDQVRVYARVNPEQKLRIITALQAKNHFVAMTGDGVNDAPALKNADIGIAMGINGTEVSKEAAHMILLDDNFATIVVAIKHGRKIFDNILKFIKYIMTGNSGEIWAILLAPLLGLPIPLLAIHILWINLVTDGLPGLTLASEPAEADIMQRLPRNPKKNIFAGGMAIHILWVGFLMGVVTLGIQAWAIHNQGTHWQTMAFTVLCFSQLGHVLAIRSDWKSFFKIGLFANIPMLVAVSITVALQLLIIYLPFCNEIFKTSPLTYFELAITLAASSIVFWAVEIEKWIKKQPK from the coding sequence AAAACCATTCTTCAAATGCTTTTCCATCAGTTTTTTGATTTCATGATTCTTATTCTGATTGTAGCAGCTATTATCTCGGGAATTCTAGGAGATCTTACAGATACCATCATTATCATAGCCATCATAATTATTAATGCTATTGTTGGACTCATACAGGAATATCGGGCAGAAAAAGCGATGGAAGCACTAAAAAAAATGATTGCTAATAACGCTCGTGTTTTACGACAAGGCAAAATGATGGATATTCCTGTTTATAATATTGTACCAGGCGATGTTGTGGCACTTGAAGTTGGAAACAGTATTCCTGCTGATGTTCGATTTTTTGAAACCCATCAACTAGGCGTGGATGAATCTTCCCTTACGGGAGAATCTAATAATGTATATAAACATTCTGATATCCTTCCTGAAACAGAATATTCCATTGGAGATTTAACGAATATGGGGTTCAAAGGAACCTTCATAACTACGGGTCGTGCATTAGCCTATGTTGTTGCTACTGGTATGAATACAGAACTCGGACGGATTGCAAAAATGATTCAAAGCGAAGAAGTTACAACTCCTTTACAAAAACGACTTACTGCTTTTGGCAAAAGATTATCAGTAGTCATTCTTATCATTTGTGCTATTGTTTTTCTAATAGGCTGGCTTCGGGGAGAATCTGCTTTAACTATGTTAATCACCGCAATTTCTTTAGCTGTAGCTGCCATACCCGAAGCACTCCCCGCCATGATCACGATAGCGCTAGCTTTTGGCGCAAAGCGATTAGTAAAAAGCAATGCACTGATTCGTAAACTGCCTGCAGTGGAAACCTTAGGATCTATAACACACATTTGCACGGATAAAACCGGGACACTCACCTTGAATAAAATGACTGTGGAAGAAGTTTATGAAACTTCAGAAAAACACCACTACCTCAATTACTCAGATGAATCTGCCCTACTTCAAGCTATGGCGTTGAGTAATGATGTTTCAAAAGATAAAAATGGAAATTGGCTAGGAAGTGCTACAGAAATTGCATTGGTAAAATTTGCTTCCAATAAAAATTTAGAGAAAAACTATTTAGAAGAGAAATATCCTAGAATTGCGGAACTACCCTTTGATTCTACTAGAAAAGTCATGACAACTTTACATCAACTCGATGATGGAATACTAGTGATTACAAAAGGTGCTGTGGATGTTTTACTTAATAAATTAGCAAATCAATCCCAGACTAAAATTTCGGAAATTGAAAAAAAAGTAAACGAAATGGCAGAAAAAGGATTCCGAGTATTAGGATATGCTATACGAATACTTCCTTATTTGCCTGAAGAACTAAATACTGATGAAATAGAATCAGACTTAACATTAATAGGTTTTGCCGGAATGATTGACCCGCCTAGAGATGAAGCCAAACAAGCGGTATCCGAATGTAAAAAAGCAGGAATAATTCCAATCATGATTACTGGAGATCACAAATTAACAGCAAAAGCTATTGCTGAAATATTAGGAATAATTACTACCAAAGAAGATTTAGTACTAACAGGAACCGAATTAGCAAAATTAAGCCCTAAGGAATTTACTCAAATCATAGATCAAGTTCGGGTTTATGCACGAGTAAATCCAGAACAAAAATTAAGAATCATTACTGCTTTGCAAGCCAAAAACCATTTTGTTGCGATGACAGGCGATGGCGTAAACGATGCTCCAGCGCTTAAAAATGCCGACATAGGTATTGCTATGGGAATAAATGGCACCGAAGTTTCTAAGGAAGCAGCACATATGATTTTACTTGATGACAACTTTGCCACTATTGTTGTAGCTATAAAACACGGACGAAAAATATTTGACAACATTCTAAAATTCATCAAATACATCATGACTGGAAATTCAGGAGAAATTTGGGCAATTTTATTAGCTCCTCTTTTGGGTTTACCTATACCCCTTTTGGCAATCCACATTCTTTGGATTAATTTAGTTACTGATGGATTACCTGGATTAACATTGGCCTCCGAGCCCGCAGAAGCAGATATTATGCAAAGACTTCCTAGGAATCCAAAGAAAAACATCTTTGCTGGCGGCATGGCAATTCATATTTTATGGGTTGGTTTTTTAATGGGGGTCGTAACTTTAGGGATTCAAGCATGGGCAATACACAATCAAGGCACACACTGGCAAACTATGGCTTTCACCGTGCTTTGTTTCAGTCAATTAGGTCATGTATTAGCAATACGTTCGGACTGGAAATCTTTTTTCAAAATAGGTTTATTTGCTAATATACCCATGTTAGTTGCTGTATCAATAACTGTTGCCTTGCAATTACTTATTATTTACTTGCCGTTTTGCAATGAAATTTTCAAAACATCTCCCCTAACTTATTTTGAATTAGCTATAACACTAGCCGCATCTAGTATCGTGTTTTGGGCTGTAGAAATTGAAAAATGGATTAAAAAACAGCCTAAATAA
- a CDS encoding ABC transporter permease has product MNSIFKITEFFTTFLLEIGELSLFAGRFFKESFKRPFEFREFIRQCFYMGNRSLLLVAVTGFIIGLVFTLQSRPTLQEFGAVSWMPSMVSISIIREIGPIITALICAGRIGSGIGAELGSMRVTEQIDAMEVSGTNPFKYLVVTRIMATTFMLPILVFFGDAIALFGSFMVENVKGNVSFLLYYNQVFEALEFGDLIPATIKTFFFGFAIGLVGCFKGYYCKKGTAGVGLAANSAVVYTSMLLFIIDFIAVFVTDIFYDL; this is encoded by the coding sequence ATGAATAGTATTTTTAAAATAACAGAATTCTTTACTACTTTTTTACTTGAAATAGGCGAGTTATCCCTTTTTGCTGGTCGTTTTTTCAAAGAATCTTTCAAACGTCCTTTTGAATTCAGAGAATTTATTCGTCAGTGCTTTTATATGGGAAACCGTTCTTTGCTCCTTGTTGCGGTCACTGGTTTTATAATAGGTTTAGTTTTTACATTACAATCTCGTCCTACCCTACAAGAATTTGGTGCTGTTTCCTGGATGCCATCCATGGTAAGCATATCCATTATACGAGAAATAGGGCCTATCATTACGGCTTTGATTTGCGCTGGCAGAATTGGTTCTGGAATTGGAGCTGAACTAGGTTCTATGAGAGTAACAGAACAAATAGATGCGATGGAAGTTTCTGGTACTAATCCATTTAAATATCTTGTAGTTACCCGAATTATGGCTACAACCTTCATGCTTCCAATATTAGTTTTTTTTGGAGATGCCATCGCTCTTTTTGGTTCATTCATGGTCGAAAATGTAAAAGGAAACGTATCCTTTTTGTTGTATTACAATCAGGTATTTGAAGCGTTGGAATTTGGCGACTTAATTCCAGCAACTATAAAGACTTTCTTTTTTGGATTTGCCATAGGACTAGTAGGTTGTTTTAAAGGATATTATTGCAAAAAAGGGACTGCAGGTGTTGGATTAGCGGCAAATTCTGCCGTGGTTTACACTTCCATGCTATTGTTTATTATTGACTTTATTGCCGTTTTTGTTACGGATATATTTTACGATTTATAA